The following coding sequences lie in one Arachis hypogaea cultivar Tifrunner chromosome 4, arahy.Tifrunner.gnm2.J5K5, whole genome shotgun sequence genomic window:
- the LOC112795051 gene encoding protein FAR1-RELATED SEQUENCE 5-like, producing the protein MHREDRKKDPRPIMRCGCEARIKVHADDASGRWFVEQICDNHNHPMLDARFRGLSRSQRAIKEGDLHQMNSMRKAGLRVSTIFRAFANQSGGFETVRFEIKDIYNAIEKQRRAGVTDAESALKFLGNLRTTDSGMFWRYSLDVDKRLENLFWCDGISRYDYSIFGDVLGFDATYGRNKYKFPLVIFSGVDHHMRTVVFGCAILSNESKASYVWLLRSFLEAMKGKQPKSVITDGDLAMKSAVSTVFLGAHHRLCSWHLLRNATARVGRPGFLRKFRLCLMGDLEVDEFETIWTDSVADHGLEDHPWIVDMYAKKHSWSNAHIWGKFFAGLKTTSRCEALNMQLGKFIHNGYNLREFVEHFQHYLEFMRRRELVADYKSAYGEPIVKTKLEPIEQFVATIYIREVFELFREVLMLASNVRVVSTKRTSACVLFEVAMYCKQRSWAVS; encoded by the coding sequence ATGCATCGGGAAGACAGGAAGAAGGATCCTCGACCGATCATGCGGTGCGGGTGTGAAGCCCGGATTAAGGTCCACGCTGATGATGCCAGCGGGCGATGGTTTGTTGAACAAATCTGCGATAACCACAATCATCCCATGCTGGATGCGAGGTTTAGGGGTCTGTCGCGGTCACAGAGAGCAATCAAGGAAGGGGATTTGCACCAAATGAATTCCATGAGGAAAGCTGGGTTGCGAGTGTCGACGATTTTCCGTGCGTTTGCCAATCAGTCAGGAGGATTCGAGACTGTTAGGTTCGAGATAAAAGACATATATAATGCGATAGAGAAGCAAAGGCGGGCTGGCGTGACAGATGCGGAGTCCGCGTTGAAGTTCCTGGGAAATTTAAGGACAACTGATTCCGGGATGTTCTGGAGGTACTCGCTGGATGTTGACAAGAGGCTGGAAAATCTCTTCTGGTGCGATGGAATAAGTCGTTATGACTACAGCATCTTCGGTGATGTCCTGGGTTTTGATGCAACTTACGGTCGTAACAAATACAAGTTCCCTTTGGTAATATTCTCAGGGGTGGACCATCATATGCGGACGGTGGTGTTCGGCTGTGCCATCTTGAGCAACGAGAGCAAAGCAAGCTATGTGTGGTTGCTGCGGTCATTCCTTGAGGCAATGAAGGGAAAACAGCCGAAATCTGTCATCACGGATGGTGACCTCGCCATGAAGAGTGCGGTTAGCACAGTTTTTCTGGGTGCACATCACAGGTTGTGTAGCTGGCATCTGTTAAGGAACGCCACTGCTAGAGTTGGACGGCCGGGTTTTCTTAGGAAATTCCGTCTATGCCTCATGGGAGATCTAGAGGTTGACGAATTTGAGACAATATGGACGGATAGTGTGGCGGACCACGGGTTGGAGGATCATCCGTGGATAGTGGATATGTATGCCAAGAAGCATTCCTGGTCCAATGCCCATATCTGGGGGAAATTCTTCGCAGGACTGAAGACGACATCCAGGTGCGAGGCTCTGAACATGCAGCTTGGAAAATTTATACACAACGGGTACAATTTGAGGGAGTTTGTCGAGCACTTCCAACACTATTTAGAGTTCATGAGGAGGAGAGAACTAGTGGCAGACTACAAGTCTGCGTATGGCGAGCCTATTGTGAAGACGAAACTCGAGCCCATTGAGCAGTTCGTTGCAACGATTTATATAAGAGAGGTCTTCGAACTGTTTCGGGAGGTGCTGATGCTAGCCAGCAACGTTAGAGTTGTGTCCACCAAGAGGACGAGCGCTTGTGTTTTGTTCGAAGTTGCAATGTACTGTAAGCAGAGATCATGGGCCGTGTCGTAG
- the LOC140184176 gene encoding uncharacterized protein — MDGASKHRTPCGRRSGPAVFPLELLPRDIWVRIATKVANNSIQDLLNLESTCKGFLDAGRSAVVYKHAMVWTMSWVSFLKYPDRGERQFVDRCIDAGNPDAILRDGLNEYFFMARRHAEMDLLTKATLHGSWCTKL; from the coding sequence ATGGACGGAGCCTCCAAGCATCGAACCCCCTGTGGGCGACGTTCGGGACCGGCCGTATTTCCTCTTGAACTGCTCCCACGTGACATATGGGTGAGGATTGCGACGAAAGTTGCAAACAACTCTATACAAGACCTTCTCAACTTGGAGTCGACTTGCAAGGGGTTTTTGGACGCCGGGCGGTCGGCCGTGGTATACAAGCATGCCATGGTGTGGACCATGTCGTGGGTTTCCTTTCTAAAGTACCCGGACCGGGGCGAGAGACAATTCGTAGATCGGTGCATAGACGCAGGAAATCCGGACGCAATTCTCAGGGATGGATTGAACGAGTATTTCTTCATGGCCAGACGTCATGCCGAAATGGATCTACTTACCAAGGCTACATTGCATGGtagctggtgcacaaaattatga